The following are from one region of the Syntrophales bacterium genome:
- a CDS encoding PaaI family thioesterase, protein MEHSLTQERIDFLTADFCRGFIKYCGLKALRAEQGFFESEVSISDNHRTQDNFIHAGLMATMADHTAGYSAFTTVAENFRILTIEFKINLLKPAFGNVLRCRSQVISQGKRIIVSESEVYDVRNSGEKLVAKAVVTLMAVPAERLQQN, encoded by the coding sequence ATGGAGCATAGTCTGACTCAGGAAAGAATTGATTTTCTTACCGCTGATTTCTGCAGGGGATTTATCAAATACTGCGGCTTGAAGGCGTTGAGGGCGGAACAAGGGTTCTTCGAATCAGAGGTGTCGATCAGCGACAACCACCGAACGCAGGATAATTTTATCCATGCGGGGCTGATGGCTACCATGGCTGATCATACCGCCGGATATTCCGCTTTCACGACAGTTGCCGAAAACTTCAGAATCCTGACGATCGAGTTCAAGATCAATTTGCTGAAACCTGCATTTGGAAATGTTCTTCGCTGCCGTTCGCAGGTAATCAGCCAAGGGAAAAGAATCATCGTTTCCGAATCTGAGGTTTACGACGTCCGGAACAGCGGTGAGAAATTGGTTGCTAAAGCCGTGGTCACGCTGATGGCAGTTCCGGCGGAACGATTGCAGCAGAATTGA
- a CDS encoding VOC family protein: protein MKFRFAHNNFNVLDLEKSVNFYKEALNLTEVRRKAPADGSFILVFLGDGETGHQLELTWLRDRKEPYNLGDNEFHLALIVDDFAAAHARHEQMGCICHENPHMGIYFIHDPDDYWIEILPQR, encoded by the coding sequence ATTTCAACGTCCTTGATCTGGAGAAAAGCGTCAATTTTTATAAGGAGGCACTGAATCTGACCGAGGTCCGCAGAAAGGCGCCCGCCGACGGCAGCTTCATCCTCGTTTTTTTGGGCGACGGCGAGACCGGACACCAACTGGAGCTCACCTGGCTTCGAGACCGGAAGGAACCGTATAACCTCGGCGACAACGAGTTTCACCTGGCGCTGATCGTGGACGACTTTGCCGCGGCCCATGCCCGCCATGAACAGATGGGCTGCATCTGTCATGAAAACCCCCATATGGGAATCTACTTTATCCATGATCCAGACGATTACTGGATCGAAATTCTTCCTCAGCGGTAA